A stretch of the Engraulis encrasicolus isolate BLACKSEA-1 chromosome 19, IST_EnEncr_1.0, whole genome shotgun sequence genome encodes the following:
- the si:dkey-13p1.4 gene encoding transmembrane protein 151B, translating into MLSPDLETDTTAEDTLASSPNEEEDTPMSLDVREEQRPLKQSLSASMCRESHWRCLLLSLLMYSCLGAVAWCQLTSVTKLSFDSSATSLTASITSLRGGGGGGGGGAGGGGGGAGGGGRSMIYHDSPCADGYVYIPLAFLMMLYAVYLVECWHCQVRDELQSKADVDSVYERVLRMRQARPCIWWKAISYHFVRRTRQVTRYRNGDAYTTTQVYHERVNTHVAEGEFDYGRCGLRDVSADLKGLEGHAATRLRFTKCFSFAGAGPENAYLNQRARFFAEIEGLDDYMEAREGMQLKNVDFKEHLLAYVDLERLPWYASHVAFWLAALLMLSWPLRVLIEYRTAYVNYRVEKLFGLEYSSPSLEEEEEEEAPVRNGTAAAGATAAAVVTCSLPRAETLDSTELEWHIRSNRQLIPSYSEAMLMNLGGGGGGGGGDGGGGGGPTECRSSNCLLMDSRPALSYGTLVQDCEHCCRLQGSGGGGTEGGGRTRRTTVHSSSCSSIFSRHAFHSRLSLDTSRFSLCRMYGSQRTVGGGLWRSRSSTMTEHCCPDEQCCRSYSSQLVLDDSPPTYRDARFFPVLIVHRPEGCAESGEVRRYYVRRRSCCLETSL; encoded by the exons ATGTTGTCTCCAGATTTGGAAACTGATACGACTGCGGAAGACACATTGGCCAGCTCCCcgaatgaggaggaggacacgCCGATGAGCCTGGATGTTCGGGAAGAG CAGAGGCCGCTGAAGCAGTCGCTGAGCGCATCCATGTGCCGCGAGTCCCACTGGCGCTGCCTGCTGCTCTCCCTGCTCATGTACAGCTGCCTGGGCGCCGTGGCCTGGTGCCAGCTGACCAGCGTCACCAAGCTCAGCTTCGACTCCTCCGCCACCTCCCTCACCGCCTCCATCACCTCcctgcgaggaggaggaggaggaggaggaggtggcgccggaggaggaggaggaggtgccggTGGAGGGGGTCGCTCCATGATCTACCATGACAGCCCCTGCGCCGACGGCTACGTCTACATCCCGCTGGCCTTCCTGATGATGCTCTACGCCGTCTACCTGGTGGAGTGCTGGCACTGCCAGGTGCGCGACGAGCTCCAGAGCAAGGCCGACGTGGACAGCGTGTACGAGCGGGTGCTGCGCATGCGCCAGGCGCGGCCCTGCATCTGGTGGAAAGCCATCAGCTACCACTTTGTGCGCCGCACACGCCAGGTGACGCGCTACCGCAACGGCGACGCCTACACCACCACGCAGGTGTACCACGAGCGCGTCAACACGCACGTGGCCGAGGGCGAGTTCGACTACGGCCGCTGTGGCCTGCGCGACGTCTCGGCCGACCTCAAGGGCCTGGAGGGCCACGCGGCCACGCGGCTCCGCTTCACCAAGTGCTTCAGCTTCGCCGGCGCCGGGCCCGAGAACGCCTACCTCAACCAGCGCGCCCGCTTCTTCGCGGAGATCGAGGGCCTGGACGACTACATGGAGGCGCGGGAGGGCATGCAGCTGAAGAATGTGGACTTCAAGGAGCACCTGCTGGCCTACGTGGATCTGGAGCGGCTGCCCTGGTACGCCTCCCACGTGGCCTTCTGGCTCGCCGCTCTGCTCATGCTCTCCTGGCCCCTCCGGGTGCTCATCGAGTACCGCACGGCCTACGTCAACTACCGCGTGGAGAAGCTCTTCGGCCTGGAGTACAGCAGCCcttccctggaggaggaggaggaggaggaggcccccGTGCGGAAcgggacagcagcagcaggggccaccgccgccgccgtcgTCACTTGCAGCCTTCCCAGGGCGGAGACTCTGGACAGCACGGAGCTGGAGTGGCACATCCGCTCCAACCGGCAGCTCATCCCCAGCTACTCGGAGGCCATGCTGATGaacctgggtggtggtggtggtggtggcggtggtgatggtggtggtggtggtggccccaCAGAGTGCCGCTCCTCCAACTGCCTGCTGATGGACAGCCGGCCCGCGCTGAGCTATGGCACGTTGGTGCAGGACTGCGAGCACTGCTGCCGGCTCCAGG gtagtggtggtgggggcacgGAGGGTGGCGGGCGCACTAGACGGACAACTGTCCACAGCTCCAGCTGCTCGTCCATCTTCTCGCGCCACGCCTTCCACTCGCGGCTGTCGCTGGACACCTCGCGCTTCTCGCTGTGCCGCATGTACGGCTCGCAGCGCACGGTGGGTGGTGGCCTGTGGCGGAGTCGCAGCAGCACCATGACTGAGCACTGTTGCCCCGACGAGCAGTGCTGCCGCTCCTACTCCAGTCAGCTGGTGCTCGATGACAGCCCGCCCACTTACCGCGATGCACGCTTCTTCCCCGTGCTCATTGTTCATCGGCCGGAGGGTTGCGCGGAGTCCGGCGAGGTCCGGCGGTACTATGTGCGCCGCAGGTCTTGCTGCTTGGAAACCTCCCTTTGA